One genomic window of Paenibacillus xylanilyticus includes the following:
- the mntR gene encoding transcriptional regulator MntR, translated as MPTPSMEDYLERIYKLIDEKGYARVSDIAEGLEVHPSSVTKMIQKLDKDEYLIYEKYRGLVLTPKGKKMGKRLMERHHLLEQFLTTIGVQEENIYKDVEGIEHHLSWDSITCIESLVEYFRQDESRLRDLQNIQELMSNTES; from the coding sequence ATGCCAACGCCCAGTATGGAAGATTATTTGGAGCGTATATACAAACTGATTGATGAAAAGGGCTATGCTCGTGTGTCAGATATAGCTGAAGGATTGGAAGTGCATCCTTCATCGGTGACCAAGATGATCCAAAAGCTGGACAAAGACGAGTACCTGATTTACGAAAAGTACCGTGGGTTGGTGCTTACTCCAAAAGGGAAAAAGATGGGGAAACGTTTAATGGAACGCCATCATCTGCTTGAACAATTTTTAACGACGATCGGTGTTCAGGAAGAGAATATCTACAAGGATGTGGAAGGAATCGAACATCATCTAAGTTGGGACTCCATTACCTGCATCGAGTCTCTGGTAGAATATTTCCGTCAGGACGAGAGCCGATTGCGTGATCTGCAAAATATTCAGGAACTCATGAGCAATACCGAATCCTGA
- the splB gene encoding spore photoproduct lyase: protein MSTSVAQPPVRKAKGTKPFIPDLVYFEPGALEYEKGKRIMEWVTSKEIPYQMTTSHNRITNLPGETEQEKYRMAKRTLVVGVRKTLKFDQSKPSAEYAIPISTGCMGHCHYCYLQTTLGAKPYVRVYVNTEEIIQAAKGYIDERAPEITRFEAACTSDPVGLEHITENLSDLIRFMADEEYGRLRFVTKYHHVDPLLNIKHNGHTRIRFSVNSDYVIKNFEPATSRFEERIEAAGKIAHAGYPLGFIIAPIMWYDGWQEGYAELLQKLADTLPEDATKDLTFEMIQHRFTKTAKATIEKRYPKTKLEMDIEKRKMKWGRWGQYKYVYKDDQQDALREFITEQIFEHFPLANIDYFT, encoded by the coding sequence GTGAGTACAAGTGTAGCGCAGCCCCCGGTTCGCAAAGCAAAAGGTACTAAACCCTTTATTCCCGATTTGGTCTATTTTGAACCCGGTGCGCTGGAATATGAGAAGGGCAAACGGATTATGGAATGGGTTACTTCCAAAGAAATTCCATATCAGATGACGACTTCCCATAACCGGATCACCAATCTGCCTGGTGAAACAGAGCAGGAAAAATACCGGATGGCGAAGCGAACCCTGGTCGTAGGTGTGCGCAAAACACTCAAATTTGATCAGTCCAAACCTTCCGCTGAATATGCGATCCCCATCTCCACGGGATGTATGGGCCATTGTCATTATTGTTATCTTCAAACCACGCTTGGAGCCAAGCCTTACGTCAGGGTGTATGTAAATACCGAAGAGATCATTCAGGCGGCCAAAGGCTATATCGATGAGCGGGCACCTGAAATTACCCGATTTGAAGCAGCCTGTACTTCAGATCCGGTAGGACTCGAGCACATTACCGAAAATTTGAGTGATTTGATCCGTTTTATGGCGGACGAGGAATACGGACGTTTGCGGTTTGTGACGAAATATCATCACGTGGACCCATTATTAAATATTAAACATAACGGGCATACCCGCATCCGGTTCAGTGTCAATTCGGATTATGTCATCAAGAACTTCGAGCCTGCTACCTCAAGGTTTGAAGAACGTATTGAAGCCGCAGGCAAAATAGCGCATGCGGGGTACCCGTTAGGGTTTATCATCGCTCCCATCATGTGGTATGACGGATGGCAGGAAGGATATGCGGAGCTTTTACAGAAGCTTGCCGACACGCTCCCGGAAGATGCCACGAAGGATCTAACGTTTGAAATGATTCAGCATCGATTCACCAAAACGGCAAAAGCCACCATTGAGAAACGCTACCCCAAAACCAAACTCGAAATGGATATTGAGAAACGAAAAATGAAGTGGGGCCGTTGGGGGCAGTATAAATATGTGTACAAGGATGACCAACAGGACGCACTGCGTGAGTTCATCACAGAGCAAATTTTTGAACACTTCCCGTTAGCAAACATTGATTACTTCACTTAA
- a CDS encoding cytochrome c biogenesis CcdA family protein: MPDVNVWLAFIAGLASFISPCCLPLYPSYLSYITGMTVQRLKDDRNQREVRFKTLTHTLAFILGFSAVFYSLGLGAGLFGQFFNDNRDLIRQLSAILIMLMGLFLLGVFKPQFLMRERKMDLKWKPAGYLGSFIFGIGFSAGWSPCIGPILTAIIAMAASEPTTWLALITGYTAGFALPFFILAFFIGSTRWILRYSNVMMKAGGALMLFLGVLLFTDQMTKITIWLQQITPDWMII, translated from the coding sequence ATGCCTGATGTTAATGTGTGGCTGGCTTTTATCGCAGGATTGGCTTCATTTATATCACCGTGCTGTCTTCCACTGTACCCTTCGTATTTATCCTACATCACGGGTATGACAGTACAAAGGTTAAAAGACGATCGCAATCAGCGTGAAGTTCGGTTTAAAACTTTAACACACACGCTGGCGTTTATTTTAGGATTCTCGGCTGTTTTTTACTCGCTTGGACTTGGAGCAGGATTGTTTGGACAATTTTTCAATGATAACCGTGATTTGATCCGTCAGTTATCTGCTATTTTAATCATGCTCATGGGTTTATTCCTGCTAGGGGTATTCAAACCGCAATTTCTGATGAGAGAGCGCAAGATGGACCTCAAATGGAAGCCAGCAGGGTACCTGGGCTCTTTTATTTTCGGAATTGGTTTCTCGGCAGGCTGGTCGCCGTGTATCGGTCCTATCCTGACAGCAATCATTGCGATGGCTGCGAGTGAACCGACAACCTGGCTGGCCTTGATCACCGGCTATACGGCAGGATTCGCATTACCTTTCTTCATCCTTGCCTTTTTCATCGGTTCAACACGCTGGATCTTGCGATATTCGAATGTGATGATGAAAGCTGGTGGAGCGCTGATGCTGTTTTTGGGTGTGCTGCTATTCACGGATCAGATGACCAAAATCACCATTTGGCTGCAGCAGATTACACCCGATTGGATGATTATCTGA
- a CDS encoding metal ABC transporter permease, translating to MEILMSDFFQRALAGGLLIGITAPLIGLFLVLRRLSMIGDTLSHVTIAGVALGFLIEVYPIAVGLVFAVLASFAIEKLRKAYKTYAELSIAIIMSGGVALASLFFTLGKGYNTDVMSYLFGSIYTLDSTDLKLVGVVTLIVVIVVALLHKEFFLLSFEEDAAAVTGLPIKLLNMLITVMTALVISTAIKIVGALLVSALLTIPVAVSLLMARSFKSAIILSVVIGEIAVVIGLVVAGIWNLAPGATIVLLLIMMLILTMIGKKGFRA from the coding sequence TTGGAGATTTTAATGAGTGATTTTTTTCAGCGTGCACTGGCAGGGGGATTGCTGATCGGCATTACAGCTCCACTGATCGGACTGTTTCTGGTGCTGCGGCGTTTGTCCATGATCGGGGATACGCTATCTCACGTTACGATTGCCGGGGTTGCCCTCGGCTTTTTGATTGAGGTTTATCCGATTGCGGTGGGACTTGTCTTTGCTGTGCTCGCATCCTTTGCTATAGAGAAGCTGCGCAAGGCATATAAGACTTATGCCGAGTTATCCATTGCTATAATCATGTCAGGTGGCGTCGCGCTTGCTTCGTTGTTCTTTACACTGGGCAAAGGGTACAATACGGATGTAATGAGTTACTTGTTCGGCAGCATTTATACATTGGACTCTACCGACTTGAAGTTGGTTGGAGTGGTAACGCTGATTGTAGTCATCGTTGTTGCGCTGCTACATAAGGAGTTTTTCCTGCTCAGTTTTGAGGAAGACGCTGCGGCAGTTACAGGTCTGCCTATAAAATTGCTTAACATGCTGATTACGGTGATGACGGCTCTGGTGATTAGTACTGCGATTAAGATCGTGGGGGCACTGCTGGTGTCGGCACTATTGACCATTCCTGTAGCCGTAAGTTTGCTTATGGCTCGCAGTTTCAAGTCGGCCATTATACTCTCGGTTGTTATCGGGGAGATTGCAGTAGTCATTGGTCTGGTGGTAGCGGGAATTTGGAATTTGGCTCCAGGAGCAACGATTGTATTATTGCTTATCATGATGCTCATTCTTACGATGATTGGAAAAAAAGGGTTCCGAGCCTGA
- a CDS encoding metal ABC transporter ATP-binding protein, with the protein MQQIMPLCHDPIIEIEKLSFSYGDQRVIENLDFMVKERDFVGIIGSNGAGKTTLLRMLVGLLPPAQGDIKLFGQSIRRFKDWERIGYVPQKNAFNPLFPATVREVVMSGLYNNKNMFRRMTRKSQQQCTDALEVMRIEDLANKRIGQLSGGQQQRVFLARALINHPDLLILDEPTVGIDAESQASFFELITHMHEHHRMTFLMVSHDMDRMENYLGSEAAATNGKINFHVRHSHEVEDCAETNLQHTTALVR; encoded by the coding sequence ATGCAGCAAATCATGCCACTATGTCATGATCCAATCATTGAGATTGAGAAGTTATCTTTCTCTTACGGTGACCAGCGAGTGATCGAAAATCTTGATTTTATGGTCAAGGAACGGGATTTTGTCGGTATTATCGGTTCAAACGGAGCGGGAAAAACGACACTGCTGCGCATGTTGGTGGGACTGCTGCCTCCAGCGCAGGGGGACATCAAATTGTTCGGACAGTCGATTCGCAGATTCAAGGATTGGGAACGGATCGGCTATGTCCCGCAAAAAAATGCATTTAACCCATTGTTCCCTGCAACCGTGCGGGAAGTGGTCATGTCTGGTTTGTACAACAATAAGAATATGTTCCGCCGGATGACGCGCAAATCACAGCAGCAGTGCACGGATGCACTGGAGGTTATGCGTATCGAGGATCTGGCAAACAAACGGATTGGACAATTGTCCGGAGGACAGCAGCAGCGTGTGTTTTTGGCACGTGCGCTTATTAATCATCCGGATTTGTTGATTTTGGACGAACCTACAGTCGGGATTGACGCCGAGTCTCAAGCAAGTTTCTTTGAGCTCATTACCCATATGCATGAACACCACCGGATGACGTTCCTGATGGTTTCACATGATATGGACCGAATGGAGAACTATCTTGGTTCAGAAGCGGCTGCAACCAACGGAAAAATCAACTTTCATGTTCGTCATTCGCATGAGGTGGAGGATTGTGCCGAGACCAATTTGCAGCATACTACTGCCCTGGTACGATAA
- a CDS encoding metal ABC transporter solute-binding protein, Zn/Mn family, which produces MLSACGQSNSESAKIEEGKVNVITSFYPVYAFTTAIGGEDANVINLLPTGVEPHDWTPKSQDIVNTSKAQLFLYNGAGLEGWVPNFLKSLNSDTQVKSVAVSDGVSLLTAEGDDGHNHGEEHEDEHAEEAGTEDVADHHVDPHTWVSPKSAIVMAQNIKNSLVEVDPDHQDGYEQRYEELRTKLEALDQRFTDELSNVSNKEIVVSHQAFGYLARDYGLTQHAIMGLSPDAEPTGQDIVNLSKLVKEEGIKYIFFEELVSDKLAKTLAGEAGVETMVLNPVEGLTKEQAANGDDYFTLMEKNLQNLLIALK; this is translated from the coding sequence ATGTTGTCGGCGTGTGGACAAAGTAATTCGGAAAGTGCCAAGATCGAGGAAGGCAAAGTGAATGTGATCACGAGTTTTTATCCTGTATATGCATTTACAACAGCTATCGGCGGTGAAGACGCAAACGTTATTAATTTGCTGCCAACCGGTGTTGAACCACATGACTGGACGCCAAAGAGCCAGGACATTGTAAACACCTCCAAAGCCCAATTGTTCCTATACAACGGTGCAGGCCTTGAAGGATGGGTACCTAACTTTCTCAAATCCCTTAACAGCGATACCCAAGTGAAGTCTGTGGCTGTAAGTGATGGAGTGAGCTTGCTGACGGCTGAAGGTGATGATGGGCATAACCATGGAGAAGAGCATGAAGACGAACACGCGGAAGAAGCAGGCACAGAGGACGTTGCAGACCATCACGTGGACCCTCACACATGGGTAAGTCCCAAGTCGGCTATCGTGATGGCTCAAAATATCAAAAATAGTCTGGTCGAAGTAGATCCTGATCATCAGGATGGTTACGAACAGCGCTATGAAGAACTTCGTACCAAACTCGAAGCGCTCGATCAGCGCTTTACGGACGAATTATCCAACGTCTCCAATAAAGAAATTGTTGTGTCCCATCAAGCATTTGGATATCTTGCACGTGATTATGGTTTGACACAGCATGCCATCATGGGGCTATCTCCGGATGCCGAACCAACAGGTCAGGATATTGTGAATCTGTCCAAGCTTGTGAAGGAAGAGGGCATCAAGTACATTTTCTTCGAAGAGCTGGTCTCCGACAAATTGGCCAAAACACTCGCTGGCGAAGCCGGTGTGGAAACGATGGTGTTGAATCCGGTTGAAGGGCTTACCAAGGAACAGGCAGCCAATGGGGATGATTATTTCACCCTGATGGAGAAAAATTTGCAAAATCTGCTGATCGCATTAAAATAA
- the metG gene encoding methionine--tRNA ligase — protein sequence MTDQKTFYLTTPIYYPSDKLHIGHAYTTVAGDAMARYKRLRGYAVRYLTGTDEHGQKIERKAQEKGQTPQAFVDDIVVGIKELWNKLDISNDDFIRTTEERHKTVVQDIFDRLLKQGDIYKGEYEGWYSIPDETYYTETQLVDVEKNEKGEIVAAKSPDSGHPVELVKEESYFFRMSKYADRLLKYYEENPGFIQPESRKNEMINNFIKPGLEDLAVSRTTFEWGVKVKGDPKHVVYVWIDALSNYITALGYGSSDSSLYDQFWPADVHLVGKEIVRFHTIYWPIMLMALDLPLPKKVFAHGWLLMKDGKMSKSKGNVVDPVTLIDRYGLDALRYYLLREVPFGSDGTFTPESFVERVNSDLANDLGNLLNRTVAMVDKYFEGKAPAFTSGVTEFDASLEEAGLAAVDKVEQAMENLQFSVALTAISQFVSRSNKYIDETQPWALARDEAKRDELASVMSHLIESLRIASILLQPFLTRAPHKIWEQLGIQEGELTAWDTSKQWGVIPAGNALQKGDPIFPRLDSEQEVAYIAEAMTGGKKAEPQADGTQGNAGDSAQASEPVTAPEGKEEIGIDDFAKVELRVAQVIACEPVKKADKLLKLQLDLGYEQRQVVSGIAKFYSPEEMVGRKVICVTNLKPVKLRGELSQGMILAASHGDQLTLATVPDNMPNGAQVK from the coding sequence ATGACTGATCAAAAAACATTTTATCTGACGACGCCGATTTATTATCCGAGTGACAAATTGCATATTGGGCATGCGTACACAACGGTAGCTGGAGATGCAATGGCTCGTTACAAACGTCTGCGCGGTTATGCAGTGCGTTACCTGACAGGAACCGATGAGCACGGACAGAAAATTGAACGCAAGGCTCAGGAGAAGGGGCAGACACCACAGGCATTTGTAGACGACATCGTTGTAGGCATCAAGGAGCTGTGGAACAAGCTGGATATCTCCAATGACGATTTCATTCGTACAACGGAAGAACGTCACAAAACAGTTGTACAGGATATTTTTGATCGTTTGCTTAAACAGGGAGATATCTATAAGGGTGAGTACGAGGGCTGGTACAGCATTCCAGATGAAACCTACTACACGGAAACCCAACTGGTTGATGTGGAGAAGAATGAGAAGGGTGAAATTGTCGCTGCTAAAAGTCCGGATAGTGGACACCCGGTAGAACTTGTCAAAGAAGAATCCTATTTCTTCCGCATGAGCAAGTATGCAGATCGTTTGCTGAAATATTATGAAGAGAATCCTGGTTTTATTCAGCCGGAATCCCGCAAGAACGAGATGATCAACAACTTTATCAAGCCCGGTCTGGAAGATTTGGCTGTTTCCCGTACAACGTTTGAATGGGGCGTAAAAGTCAAAGGCGATCCAAAGCACGTCGTATATGTCTGGATTGATGCATTGTCCAACTATATTACGGCTCTCGGTTACGGATCATCCGATTCATCACTGTATGACCAGTTCTGGCCTGCAGATGTTCATCTGGTAGGTAAGGAAATCGTTCGTTTCCATACCATCTACTGGCCAATCATGCTGATGGCACTAGACCTGCCTTTGCCGAAAAAAGTATTTGCGCATGGTTGGTTATTGATGAAGGACGGCAAAATGTCCAAATCGAAGGGCAATGTCGTTGATCCAGTGACCCTGATTGACCGTTACGGCCTGGATGCACTGCGTTATTATCTGCTGCGTGAAGTTCCATTTGGTTCGGATGGTACGTTCACTCCAGAGAGCTTTGTAGAGCGCGTGAACTCGGATCTGGCCAACGATCTGGGGAACCTGCTCAATCGTACCGTTGCGATGGTGGATAAATATTTTGAAGGCAAGGCACCTGCATTTACTTCAGGCGTAACGGAATTCGATGCTTCACTGGAAGAAGCTGGCCTTGCAGCGGTGGATAAAGTGGAGCAGGCGATGGAAAATCTGCAATTTTCCGTTGCACTGACTGCAATCAGTCAATTTGTTAGCCGGAGTAACAAATATATTGACGAGACACAGCCTTGGGCTCTGGCACGCGATGAAGCGAAACGGGATGAACTCGCATCCGTTATGTCTCACTTGATCGAAAGTTTGCGTATTGCTTCCATCTTGCTGCAGCCGTTCCTGACTCGTGCTCCGCATAAAATCTGGGAACAGCTCGGTATTCAGGAGGGCGAACTTACAGCTTGGGATACGTCTAAGCAATGGGGTGTAATACCAGCGGGTAATGCTCTGCAAAAGGGAGACCCAATCTTCCCACGTCTCGATTCAGAGCAGGAGGTTGCGTATATTGCTGAAGCCATGACTGGAGGCAAAAAAGCGGAACCGCAAGCGGATGGCACACAAGGTAATGCTGGCGATTCTGCGCAAGCATCCGAACCCGTGACTGCACCTGAGGGCAAGGAAGAAATCGGCATCGACGATTTTGCCAAAGTGGAACTGCGTGTAGCACAGGTTATCGCCTGTGAACCAGTCAAAAAAGCCGATAAGCTGCTGAAATTGCAGCTGGATCTCGGTTATGAGCAGCGTCAGGTCGTATCAGGCATCGCCAAGTTCTATTCCCCGGAAGAGATGGTTGGACGCAAGGTCATTTGTGTAACGAATCTCAAACCGGTAAAATTGCGCGGTGAGCTGTCCCAAGGGATGATTTTGGCGGCATCTCATGGAGACCAATTAACACTGGCTACGGTACCGGACAATATGCCTAATGGTGCTCAAGTAAAATAA
- the yidD gene encoding membrane protein insertion efficiency factor YidD encodes MKLSRRVAQAPIRVYRNYISPLKPPTCRFYPTCSAYAMEAIEVHGAIKGSLLAAKRIAKCHPFHPGGVDLVPPKTEKTIMVHDEG; translated from the coding sequence ATGAAGCTATCCCGCAGAGTGGCACAGGCGCCGATTCGGGTATATCGAAATTATATTTCTCCCTTGAAACCACCTACATGTCGCTTCTATCCGACTTGTTCCGCATACGCAATGGAAGCGATCGAGGTTCATGGCGCAATTAAAGGCTCGCTGCTGGCTGCCAAGCGTATCGCAAAATGCCATCCGTTTCATCCCGGTGGTGTTGATCTGGTTCCGCCAAAGACAGAAAAAACGATTATGGTACATGATGAGGGATGA
- a CDS encoding Fur family transcriptional regulator, whose protein sequence is MLSTEQIINTMSSQGLRITDQRKTLARLFAESPGYLTPKDVYEYMGKTYSGLSFDTVYRNLRVMQDLGVLEQVIFEDGVKFRAHCSEDHHHHHMICLKCQKTYPIVFCPMQLADAPEQFQVVDHKFEVFGYCKDCAEYAPAKVSTGHSHNHGKH, encoded by the coding sequence ATGCTGTCGACAGAACAGATAATTAATACTATGTCCTCACAGGGACTTCGCATTACGGATCAGCGGAAGACACTGGCCCGGTTATTTGCCGAATCTCCTGGGTATCTTACACCCAAGGACGTCTATGAATATATGGGTAAGACTTACAGCGGACTGAGCTTTGACACGGTGTACCGGAACCTGCGCGTCATGCAGGATTTGGGTGTGCTGGAGCAGGTTATTTTTGAAGACGGTGTAAAATTCAGAGCGCATTGCAGCGAAGACCACCATCACCATCACATGATCTGTCTGAAATGTCAGAAGACCTATCCGATCGTTTTTTGTCCGATGCAGCTGGCAGATGCTCCAGAACAGTTTCAGGTTGTGGATCATAAATTCGAAGTGTTCGGATACTGCAAAGATTGTGCGGAATACGCTCCGGCGAAAGTGTCCACTGGGCATTCACACAATCACGGGAAACACTAA
- a CDS encoding stalk domain-containing protein, with protein MNLKRKLSILTALAVFQAFAAIPANAQAADQSDSTPVNTAKVKSVEVIKKEQTIAESEVKDQSGTQTSDNDTTEETNPGSTDSSGTDVTPVDPAAPAESEDAEGTEEEAPAPTPVEVEQPSTSGQSGTAGGDLTLYMNSNKMVQDGKTYLAGQPMAVKNGVSYVAIRALVDRVGYDVKYDNTTKETIIISGEDELRFKTNSKIYTVNGEARTMKGAAYQQKNTFMVPLTSITQALNITYTVNQSAKTVVLKLSTKPVASFTVPKEVFAGDNVTYTTKYSSPKGLDIVDERWTGRQDSFDQPGTYTVTYAVQDSSGQWSDPYSVTIQVQKPNLPPVAMFTTDKEEYKMGEKITYIDQSTDDENAIETTEWDNNALAFFVPGPKTITITVTDKHGLSDSYSKIINITGETLYTLSDFNQLFTPVGGKFTFNGGEVPAMEKVPYTYYDEQSILIRSNSPETVNSEGIVYKESSIGQTRFMIHHVNNTGKNVKMYVVATNNNMYPATLEQQNMGFAGPSPFATVAGKLSIDRWFKSMQEGTGKLDVVLQPGESKLVLTELSALPMKKGQVISLYSDVFSDYRLDYNIIMIEENKDPLEVWSTLPVLDRDGVHNRGTYPNATRVITYDQEVGSKPSRLPLGDNASDPNLVGTDPMAYTDASNAGNFGVLYKITLNNVAPRTLISFNPRGGKYSGVALVNGQVVQISEGKSLSAPNEQSVLYRTGSYGESVTILFSAAPGSNLPVNLLFTPLPAEK; from the coding sequence ATGAATTTGAAGAGGAAATTGTCTATACTTACCGCTTTAGCTGTTTTTCAGGCGTTTGCAGCCATTCCTGCGAATGCACAGGCAGCTGATCAGAGCGATTCGACACCAGTGAATACAGCCAAAGTTAAATCCGTTGAGGTTATTAAGAAAGAACAAACCATAGCGGAATCCGAAGTTAAAGATCAATCAGGTACACAGACATCCGATAACGATACAACAGAGGAGACGAATCCTGGATCCACGGATTCATCAGGTACGGACGTTACTCCAGTTGACCCTGCAGCTCCTGCTGAGTCTGAAGATGCAGAAGGTACAGAGGAAGAAGCGCCAGCACCTACACCTGTAGAAGTTGAGCAGCCTTCCACTAGTGGTCAGTCCGGCACTGCCGGTGGAGACCTGACGCTGTACATGAACAGCAATAAAATGGTGCAAGATGGCAAGACATACCTAGCCGGACAGCCGATGGCTGTCAAAAATGGTGTATCCTATGTAGCGATCCGCGCGCTGGTTGACCGAGTTGGCTATGATGTGAAGTACGACAACACGACCAAGGAAACGATTATTATTAGCGGGGAAGATGAGCTGCGTTTCAAGACCAACAGCAAAATCTATACCGTTAATGGTGAAGCAAGAACGATGAAGGGCGCTGCTTACCAACAAAAGAATACGTTTATGGTGCCGCTGACTTCAATTACACAGGCACTCAACATTACTTATACAGTGAACCAATCCGCCAAAACGGTGGTATTGAAACTGAGTACCAAACCGGTAGCCAGTTTCACGGTACCCAAAGAAGTTTTTGCCGGTGACAACGTAACATACACAACGAAATACAGTTCTCCGAAAGGACTGGACATTGTGGATGAGCGCTGGACTGGCCGTCAGGATTCGTTCGACCAACCAGGTACATATACGGTAACGTATGCTGTCCAGGATTCAAGCGGTCAATGGAGTGATCCTTACTCTGTCACAATCCAGGTCCAAAAACCAAATCTTCCCCCTGTAGCGATGTTCACTACAGACAAGGAAGAGTACAAAATGGGTGAAAAGATCACCTACATTGATCAAAGCACAGACGACGAAAACGCGATTGAGACAACAGAGTGGGACAACAACGCACTGGCATTCTTTGTTCCAGGGCCGAAGACCATTACGATTACAGTTACAGACAAACACGGTCTGAGTGACAGCTATTCCAAAATCATCAATATCACGGGCGAAACGTTGTACACTCTCTCTGATTTCAATCAATTGTTCACACCGGTTGGTGGGAAGTTCACCTTCAATGGTGGAGAAGTCCCTGCCATGGAGAAGGTTCCATACACTTACTATGATGAGCAAAGCATTCTGATTCGCAGTAACAGTCCGGAAACGGTCAACAGCGAAGGAATTGTCTATAAGGAATCTTCGATTGGACAAACACGTTTTATGATTCACCACGTGAATAATACAGGCAAAAACGTAAAAATGTACGTTGTGGCTACCAACAACAATATGTATCCGGCAACATTGGAGCAGCAAAACATGGGCTTCGCAGGTCCATCTCCGTTTGCTACTGTAGCTGGGAAGCTATCGATTGACCGCTGGTTCAAATCCATGCAGGAAGGCACTGGCAAATTGGACGTTGTCCTGCAGCCAGGAGAGAGCAAACTGGTTCTTACGGAACTTAGTGCTCTGCCGATGAAGAAGGGCCAGGTAATCTCCCTGTACTCCGATGTATTCAGCGATTACAGACTGGATTACAACATTATTATGATTGAAGAAAACAAGGATCCGCTGGAAGTATGGTCTACGCTGCCAGTACTGGATCGTGACGGTGTTCACAACCGGGGAACTTACCCGAATGCAACACGTGTCATCACGTATGATCAAGAAGTAGGTTCGAAGCCTTCCCGTCTTCCGCTTGGTGACAATGCAAGTGATCCAAACCTGGTCGGAACAGACCCTATGGCTTACACAGATGCTTCCAACGCCGGTAACTTTGGTGTGCTTTATAAAATTACACTGAATAACGTAGCACCGCGTACGCTGATCTCGTTCAACCCTCGTGGTGGTAAATATTCAGGTGTGGCACTGGTTAACGGACAGGTTGTACAAATTTCCGAGGGTAAATCCTTGAGTGCTCCTAACGAGCAAAGTGTACTCTATCGCACAGGCTCATATGGTGAGAGTGTTACCATTCTGTTTTCAGCGGCACCAGGAAGCAATCTTCCTGTAAATCTGCTGTTCACCCCGCTTCCGGCTGAGAAGTAA